The following coding sequences lie in one Maribacter forsetii DSM 18668 genomic window:
- the leuD gene encoding 3-isopropylmalate dehydratase small subunit produces the protein MAYDKFDILTSTAVPLPIENVDTDQIIPARFLKATERVGFGDNLFRDWRYNQDNTLKEDFVLNQDKFSGKILVGGKNFGSGSSREHAAWAVYDYGFRCVVSSFFADIFRGNCLNIGVLPVQVSAAFLQKIFDAVDADPSTELEINLQEQKITLLPTGESESFDINDYKKNNMLNGFDDIDYLLNIKKDIETFAENTPL, from the coding sequence ATGGCATACGATAAATTCGACATATTAACTTCAACTGCGGTTCCTTTACCAATAGAAAACGTAGATACAGATCAAATTATACCTGCACGATTTTTAAAGGCAACTGAGCGTGTTGGTTTTGGTGATAACTTATTTAGAGATTGGCGTTACAATCAAGACAATACCTTGAAAGAAGATTTTGTTTTGAACCAAGATAAATTCAGCGGAAAAATCTTAGTAGGTGGTAAGAACTTTGGCTCAGGTTCATCTCGTGAGCATGCTGCTTGGGCCGTTTATGATTACGGTTTCAGATGTGTAGTTTCAAGTTTCTTCGCAGATATCTTTAGAGGTAACTGTTTAAATATTGGTGTATTACCAGTACAAGTAAGTGCTGCATTTCTACAGAAAATATTTGATGCTGTTGATGCCGATCCTTCAACTGAGTTAGAAATTAATCTTCAAGAGCAAAAGATAACCTTATTGCCTACCGGTGAAAGTGAGTCCTTTGACATCAACGATTACAAGAAAAACAATATGCTTAACGGTTTTGATGATATCGACTACTTGTTGAACATCAAAAAAGATATTGAGACCTTTGCAGAGAACACTCCGCTTTAA
- a CDS encoding MFS transporter — protein sequence MDAIKSNKKALFALAIGGFGIGLTEFVIMGILTEVSGSLGITIPQAGHFIAAYALGVVVGAPLLTGLGSKLTPKKMLFLLMIWFTVFNTLSGLATGYTSLLFMRFLSGIPHGAFFGIGAVVATKLAKKGKGAQAISIMFSGLTVANVIGVPIGTYLGQQFSWSVSFYLVGFVGLLALGSIYLWMPKIEVDEKEEKVSVSQGLKNTELWALIALTTIGTGGFFAWYSYVAPLIKDVAGLPNHFVGYAMMLAGLGMVVGNFLGAKMAELFSPLKAVIISLSVMCGILLLNMIIATNPYLLMVLTFVIGAISFTVATPIQMAIINTSKGSEMLGSSMNQSAFNMGNASGAYLAGLPIAFGYGIIYSSLVGAILAFSGVAIAVAILIVRKRKEIKYRKMAMSC from the coding sequence ATGGATGCTATAAAATCAAATAAGAAAGCATTATTTGCTTTAGCCATCGGTGGTTTTGGAATAGGACTTACCGAATTTGTTATCATGGGAATTTTGACAGAAGTTTCTGGGTCATTAGGAATAACAATTCCGCAGGCTGGTCACTTTATTGCAGCTTATGCATTGGGCGTTGTAGTAGGTGCACCATTATTAACAGGCTTAGGTTCTAAGCTTACGCCTAAGAAAATGCTGTTCTTATTAATGATATGGTTTACAGTATTTAATACCTTGTCAGGACTTGCCACTGGGTATACCAGTTTGTTGTTTATGAGATTTTTATCTGGTATTCCGCACGGTGCTTTTTTTGGTATCGGTGCTGTAGTAGCTACAAAATTGGCTAAAAAAGGCAAAGGTGCACAAGCTATATCCATAATGTTTTCTGGTCTTACGGTAGCCAATGTTATTGGTGTGCCAATAGGAACATATTTAGGGCAGCAGTTCAGCTGGAGTGTTTCTTTCTACCTTGTAGGCTTCGTTGGTTTATTGGCTTTAGGAAGCATTTACCTGTGGATGCCAAAAATTGAAGTAGACGAAAAAGAAGAGAAAGTAAGTGTTTCTCAAGGATTAAAAAATACAGAGCTTTGGGCATTAATTGCATTGACCACTATAGGTACAGGCGGATTTTTTGCCTGGTACAGTTACGTAGCCCCTTTAATAAAGGATGTTGCTGGTTTACCAAACCACTTTGTTGGTTACGCTATGATGTTAGCTGGCTTAGGTATGGTAGTTGGTAATTTTTTAGGAGCAAAGATGGCAGAGTTATTTTCACCCTTGAAAGCGGTAATCATTAGCTTGTCGGTTATGTGTGGTATTTTATTATTGAATATGATTATTGCCACTAACCCTTATTTATTAATGGTATTGACTTTTGTTATTGGAGCAATTTCATTTACGGTAGCCACACCTATTCAGATGGCGATAATCAATACTTCTAAAGGTTCTGAAATGCTGGGTTCTTCTATGAACCAAAGTGCTTTTAATATGGGGAATGCATCTGGTGCTTATTTAGCCGGATTACCTATCGCATTTGGCTACGGAATCATTTACTCTAGTTTAGTAGGTGCTATTTTAGCTTTTTCCGGTGTTGCAATCGCTGTAGCTATTTTGATAGTTAGAAAGAGAAAAGAAATTAAATATAGAAAAATGGCGATGAGCTGTTAG
- a CDS encoding alpha-isopropylmalate synthase regulatory domain-containing protein codes for MKKRKLEIMDTTLRDGEQTSGVSFSASEKLTLAKLLLEELKVDRIEIASARVSDGELDAVQKITEWAGEKGYLERVEVLTFVDGGISLDWMQKSGAISQNLLTKGSMNHLKYQLKKTPEQHFSEIADIFKQATERGIINNIYLEDWSNGMRNSKAYVFEFLDFLSTQNVKRILLPDTLGILTHTETYAYLSEIVQKNPNLHFDFHGHNDYDLGVANIMEAVKAGCHGLHLTVNGMGERAGNAPMASAVAVIKDFLPEVEINVNETSLYKVSKLVSAFTGFTIPANKPIVGDNVFTQTAGIHADGDSKNNLYFSDLMPERFGRKRKYALGKMSGKANIQKNLQELGLTLNNEELKKVTERIIELGDKKERVTKDDLPFIISDVLDTADYKQKVFIKSYVLTHAMGLMPSTTLSVEIDGKVIEAHAQGDGQYDAFMNALKKVYIAKKIALPKLTDYAVRIPPGSTSDALCETVITWELDGKEFTSRGLDSDQTVSAIKATEKMLNII; via the coding sequence ATGAAAAAAAGAAAGTTAGAAATAATGGATACCACCCTTAGGGATGGTGAGCAAACCTCGGGCGTATCCTTTTCTGCATCGGAAAAACTAACCTTGGCAAAGTTACTTTTAGAAGAACTAAAAGTAGACCGAATTGAAATTGCATCAGCTCGTGTTTCTGATGGAGAGCTAGATGCTGTTCAAAAAATTACCGAATGGGCCGGCGAAAAAGGTTATTTAGAACGTGTTGAAGTATTAACTTTTGTTGACGGCGGTATTTCCTTGGATTGGATGCAGAAATCTGGAGCCATTTCTCAAAATTTACTGACCAAAGGTTCCATGAACCATTTAAAGTATCAGTTAAAGAAAACTCCCGAGCAACATTTTTCTGAAATAGCTGATATTTTCAAACAAGCTACAGAAAGAGGAATTATCAATAATATCTATTTAGAGGATTGGAGTAACGGAATGCGAAATTCCAAAGCATATGTATTTGAGTTTCTAGATTTTCTATCCACTCAAAATGTAAAAAGAATATTACTACCAGATACATTAGGCATTTTAACGCACACCGAAACATATGCGTATTTGTCTGAGATAGTGCAAAAAAATCCAAATTTACATTTCGATTTTCATGGTCATAATGATTATGATTTGGGTGTTGCCAATATTATGGAAGCTGTAAAAGCTGGCTGCCATGGTTTACACCTTACTGTGAACGGAATGGGAGAAAGAGCCGGTAACGCACCTATGGCAAGTGCCGTAGCAGTTATTAAAGACTTTCTACCAGAGGTTGAAATTAACGTAAACGAGACCTCTTTATATAAAGTAAGTAAACTGGTATCTGCCTTTACAGGTTTTACCATACCAGCGAACAAACCTATTGTAGGTGATAATGTATTTACCCAAACCGCTGGTATACATGCAGATGGCGACAGTAAAAATAATTTGTATTTCAGTGACCTAATGCCAGAACGTTTTGGTAGAAAACGTAAATATGCATTAGGTAAAATGTCTGGTAAAGCCAACATACAAAAAAACCTGCAGGAACTCGGTTTAACTTTAAACAATGAGGAGTTAAAAAAAGTTACTGAACGTATTATTGAATTAGGAGATAAAAAAGAACGTGTTACTAAAGATGACCTCCCTTTTATTATTTCCGATGTTTTGGATACTGCGGATTATAAGCAGAAAGTATTTATAAAATCATATGTACTTACCCATGCTATGGGATTAATGCCTTCCACTACCCTATCTGTTGAAATTGATGGTAAAGTGATTGAAGCACATGCACAAGGAGACGGACAATATGATGCATTTATGAATGCATTAAAAAAAGTATATATAGCCAAGAAAATAGCATTACCGAAATTGACGGATTATGCAGTAAGAATACCCCCAGGAAGTACTTCTGATGCTTTATGCGAAACGGTTATTACTTGGGAATTGGATGGAAAAGAATTTACATCAAGAGGTTTAGATTCTGACCAAACGGTTAGTGCGATTAAAGCTACCGAAAAAATGTTGAATATAATTTAG
- a CDS encoding serine hydrolase domain-containing protein: MLRTKFFFGAIIMVLLLFVLTASSFKPEHSKAIIPNPNPVKTLAEKREIKLYNIRQKALNEALTDYFNKAIASSDIIGAGVSIVSGDSVVLSDGYGKRSFNGKESVDGETLFRLGSISKGFTGVLAANLESEGKLNLNDKVADYLPNFHFGNQQNTQKIEVAHLLSHTTGTPYHSYTDLVEAGYTMSSISEKFDKINPIAEPGSQYSYQNAMFSVSQEVMLKATGKDIQTLLEEKFFKPLGMTSVSMDHKTLMQNENIALPHIKRGHRLRTVLPRDNYYNAIAAGGINANSEDMAKWMRFLLGHNPDVMSKEDMAQVFKPFVELKGHRKYYQKWQGHVSSGYGFGWRIHTVKENENAPEETIWHHGGSVNNYRNEIALFPDSDLGICVLINGPSKLVKTVIPDLRAIVKSIYEQEIEIATSI; encoded by the coding sequence GTGTTACGTACCAAATTTTTCTTTGGAGCCATAATAATGGTTCTTTTACTTTTTGTTCTTACAGCTTCTTCATTTAAGCCAGAGCATTCAAAAGCTATAATTCCCAATCCGAATCCGGTTAAAACTTTAGCGGAAAAAAGGGAAATAAAACTATATAATATTCGTCAAAAAGCGCTGAACGAAGCCTTGACCGATTATTTCAATAAAGCTATTGCCTCTAGTGATATTATTGGAGCGGGTGTAAGTATTGTGAGTGGAGACTCTGTTGTTCTCTCTGATGGATATGGTAAAAGAAGTTTCAACGGTAAAGAATCTGTTGACGGAGAAACTCTATTTAGACTAGGTTCTATATCAAAAGGCTTTACCGGTGTTTTAGCAGCTAATTTAGAAAGCGAAGGTAAATTAAACCTTAATGATAAAGTGGCTGATTATTTACCGAATTTCCATTTTGGTAATCAACAGAATACTCAAAAAATAGAAGTAGCACATTTACTTTCTCACACTACAGGAACTCCATACCACAGTTATACGGATTTAGTAGAGGCGGGTTACACCATGTCATCGATTAGCGAAAAATTCGATAAAATAAATCCGATTGCCGAACCTGGGTCTCAATATAGCTATCAAAATGCCATGTTTTCTGTTTCACAAGAAGTGATGTTGAAAGCGACAGGAAAAGATATTCAAACGCTTTTAGAAGAAAAATTCTTTAAACCTTTGGGTATGACTTCTGTGTCTATGGATCATAAGACATTAATGCAAAATGAAAATATTGCGCTACCACATATTAAAAGAGGGCATCGATTGAGAACAGTTTTGCCAAGAGATAACTACTATAATGCTATCGCTGCCGGTGGTATCAATGCAAACTCTGAAGATATGGCTAAGTGGATGCGTTTCTTATTAGGTCATAATCCTGATGTAATGTCTAAAGAAGATATGGCTCAGGTATTTAAACCTTTTGTAGAATTAAAAGGACATAGAAAATATTATCAAAAATGGCAAGGACATGTGAGTTCAGGTTATGGATTTGGTTGGAGAATACACACTGTAAAAGAGAATGAGAATGCCCCTGAGGAAACTATTTGGCATCATGGTGGTAGTGTTAACAACTACAGAAATGAAATTGCACTTTTTCCAGATTCGGATTTAGGTATTTGTGTACTAATCAACGGACCATCGAAATTGGTTAAAACCGTAATTCCTGATTTACGTGCAATTGTTAAAAGTATTTATGAACAAGAAATTGAAATAGCTACGAGTATTTAA
- the leuC gene encoding 3-isopropylmalate dehydratase large subunit, translated as MSATKTLFDKVWDSHVVHKIQDGPDVLFIDRHMVHEVTSPVAFLGIKNRNIPVMHPEKTFATADHNTPTINQHLPVADPLSANQLRMLEENANEYGISYWGLGHAKNGIVHVVGPEYGITQPGATIVCGDSHTSTHGAFGAIAFGIGTSEVEMVLATQCIMQPKPKRMRININGKMSKGVTPKDVALFIISQLTTSGATGYFVEYAGEIFREMSMEGRMTVCNLSIEMGARGGMIAPDEKTFEYVKGREFTPKGADWDKAMAYWKTLYTDEDAIFDKELTFDGSLIEPMITYGTNPGMGMGISNDIPMADAVQGGATTYQKSLKYMDFNEGDSMMGKPIDFVFLGSCTNGRIEDFRAFASIVKGRKKADNVTAWLVPGSHKVESAIKEEGILDILTESGFELREPGCSACLAMNDDKVPAGKLAVSTSNRNFEGRQGPGSRTLLASPLVAAAAAVTGKVTDPRELMVELV; from the coding sequence ATGAGCGCAACAAAAACATTATTTGACAAAGTGTGGGATTCCCACGTAGTACATAAAATACAAGATGGTCCAGATGTACTGTTCATTGACAGACACATGGTTCATGAAGTAACAAGTCCTGTTGCTTTTCTAGGTATTAAGAACAGGAATATTCCTGTTATGCACCCTGAGAAAACTTTTGCAACAGCTGACCATAACACTCCTACTATTAACCAACATTTACCGGTTGCAGATCCACTTTCAGCAAACCAATTAAGAATGTTAGAAGAAAATGCCAATGAATATGGTATTTCTTATTGGGGATTAGGTCATGCAAAAAATGGTATTGTACACGTTGTAGGACCTGAATATGGTATTACCCAACCAGGTGCCACTATTGTTTGTGGAGATTCACATACTTCTACACATGGTGCTTTTGGCGCTATAGCTTTTGGTATTGGTACTTCTGAAGTTGAGATGGTATTGGCTACACAATGTATTATGCAGCCTAAGCCAAAGAGAATGCGTATTAATATTAACGGTAAAATGAGCAAAGGGGTTACTCCTAAAGATGTTGCTCTATTTATCATCTCTCAATTAACCACTTCTGGAGCAACAGGATACTTTGTTGAGTATGCAGGTGAGATCTTTAGAGAGATGAGTATGGAAGGTCGTATGACGGTTTGTAACCTAAGTATAGAAATGGGTGCCCGTGGTGGTATGATCGCTCCTGATGAAAAAACATTTGAATATGTAAAAGGTCGTGAGTTTACTCCAAAAGGTGCAGATTGGGATAAAGCAATGGCATATTGGAAAACCTTATATACAGATGAAGACGCCATTTTTGATAAGGAATTAACTTTTGACGGTTCGCTTATTGAACCTATGATCACCTATGGTACCAACCCTGGTATGGGAATGGGAATTTCTAATGACATACCTATGGCAGATGCTGTACAAGGTGGTGCTACTACATATCAAAAATCATTGAAGTATATGGATTTCAATGAAGGTGATAGTATGATGGGTAAACCAATTGATTTTGTTTTTCTTGGAAGTTGTACCAATGGTCGTATAGAAGATTTTAGAGCATTTGCCTCTATTGTAAAAGGAAGAAAGAAAGCTGACAATGTTACCGCATGGTTGGTTCCTGGATCACATAAGGTTGAATCAGCTATTAAAGAAGAAGGAATCCTTGATATTTTAACTGAATCTGGCTTTGAGCTTCGTGAGCCTGGTTGTTCTGCTTGTTTGGCAATGAACGACGATAAGGTACCGGCCGGTAAATTAGCGGTAAGCACATCTAACAGAAACTTTGAAGGAAGACAAGGGCCTGGTTCTAGAACCTTATTGGCTAGTCCGTTAGTTGCTGCTGCAGCTGCCGTTACCGGTAAAGTAACCGACCCAAGAGAATTAATGGTAGAACTTGTGTAA
- the recG gene encoding ATP-dependent DNA helicase RecG encodes MNANFLQTPVVYLKGVGPNRAETLKSELGISTYQDLLNLFPNRYIDKTQYYKISQLQRSSADVQIVGKIVHLKTVEQKRGSRLIARFKDDTGEIELVWFRGQKWLRENLKLNVPYVIFGKCNWYNGTFSMPHPEMEPLKAHEQGTKVYMQPVYPSTEKLSNKGITNKVISKLMQQLFIEINGKFTESLSDKLLHDLKLINKSEAMFNIHFPKSQELLAKAQWRLKFEELFYIQLQLIGKNVSRKKKIKGFPFSEVGEYFKDFYNNKLPFELTGAQKRVIKEIRSDLGSNAQMNRLLQGDVGSGKTIVAVMTMLLAIDNGFQACLMAPTEILANQHFQGISELLEGTEITCALLTGSVKKSARKPIHEQLENGELNILIGTHALLEDKVKYKNLGIAIIDEQHRFGVAQRSKLWHKNEFPPHILVMTATPIPRTLAMSLYGDLDISVIDELPPGRKPIKTVHRYDGNRLKVFRFIRDEIEKGRQIYVVYPLIQESEAMDYKDLMDGYESIARDFPQPKYQISIVHGQMKPADKEFEMNRFVQGETQIMVATTVIEVGVNVPNASVMIIESAERFGLSQLHQLRGRVGRGADQSFCILMTSHKLSSDSKTRLETMVATNDGFEIAEVDLKLRGPGDIMGTQQSGLLSLKIADIVKDNDILKSARFYALQLLKEDPSLSKPENLIIRHMYAQLVKHKNIWTYIS; translated from the coding sequence ATGAACGCAAACTTCTTGCAAACTCCCGTAGTGTACTTAAAAGGTGTTGGTCCAAACAGGGCAGAAACCTTAAAGTCCGAATTAGGGATAAGCACCTACCAAGATTTGCTGAATCTTTTCCCTAACCGTTACATTGACAAAACCCAATATTATAAAATAAGTCAATTACAACGTAGCAGTGCAGATGTTCAGATAGTTGGCAAAATAGTTCATTTAAAAACGGTAGAACAAAAAAGAGGTTCTCGTTTAATAGCCCGTTTTAAAGATGATACCGGGGAAATAGAATTGGTTTGGTTTCGTGGTCAGAAGTGGTTACGAGAGAACTTAAAACTAAATGTACCCTATGTCATTTTTGGAAAATGTAATTGGTACAACGGTACATTTTCAATGCCACACCCAGAGATGGAACCATTGAAAGCACATGAACAAGGTACTAAGGTATATATGCAACCCGTTTACCCATCTACTGAAAAGCTAAGTAATAAAGGCATCACCAATAAAGTTATCAGTAAACTGATGCAACAGCTTTTTATAGAAATCAACGGAAAATTCACCGAAAGCTTATCAGATAAATTACTGCATGACCTAAAACTCATAAACAAGAGCGAAGCCATGTTCAATATTCACTTTCCTAAAAGTCAGGAATTATTGGCAAAAGCACAATGGAGGTTAAAGTTCGAAGAACTTTTTTACATACAATTACAGCTTATTGGTAAAAACGTTTCTAGAAAGAAAAAGATCAAAGGTTTTCCGTTTAGTGAAGTTGGCGAGTATTTTAAGGATTTCTACAATAATAAATTGCCTTTTGAGCTTACCGGAGCACAGAAACGGGTAATCAAAGAAATACGATCAGATCTGGGCAGCAATGCCCAAATGAACCGTTTATTACAAGGTGATGTAGGATCAGGAAAAACCATTGTTGCCGTTATGACCATGCTATTGGCAATCGATAACGGATTTCAAGCTTGTTTAATGGCGCCAACGGAAATTCTTGCCAACCAACACTTTCAAGGCATTTCTGAATTGCTGGAAGGCACCGAGATTACCTGCGCCTTACTTACTGGTTCCGTAAAGAAATCTGCTCGTAAACCAATTCACGAACAGTTAGAAAATGGAGAGCTCAACATACTTATTGGCACTCATGCCCTTTTAGAAGATAAAGTAAAATACAAGAATTTAGGAATAGCGATTATTGATGAGCAGCACCGTTTTGGTGTAGCCCAACGTTCTAAATTGTGGCACAAAAATGAATTTCCGCCACATATACTAGTAATGACCGCAACACCTATACCTAGAACATTGGCCATGAGTTTATACGGTGATCTGGATATCTCTGTAATTGACGAATTACCACCTGGTCGTAAGCCCATTAAAACTGTACATAGATATGACGGAAACCGATTAAAGGTTTTTCGTTTTATACGTGATGAAATTGAAAAAGGCAGACAGATATATGTGGTGTACCCATTAATCCAAGAGTCTGAAGCTATGGACTACAAAGATTTAATGGATGGTTATGAGAGTATTGCCCGCGATTTTCCTCAGCCTAAATATCAGATTTCAATTGTTCACGGGCAAATGAAACCGGCGGACAAGGAATTTGAAATGAACCGTTTTGTACAGGGCGAAACTCAAATTATGGTAGCCACAACGGTTATAGAAGTTGGTGTCAACGTACCTAATGCATCGGTAATGATTATTGAAAGTGCCGAACGTTTTGGTCTATCACAATTACATCAGTTACGTGGTCGTGTTGGTCGTGGAGCAGATCAAAGTTTTTGCATTCTAATGACGAGCCATAAATTATCTAGCGATTCAAAAACTAGATTAGAGACCATGGTCGCCACCAATGACGGCTTTGAAATTGCAGAAGTAGATCTAAAACTACGTGGACCCGGAGATATTATGGGTACGCAACAAAGCGGATTGCTTAGTTTAAAAATAGCAGATATTGTGAAGGATAATGATATTCTAAAATCGGCTCGCTTCTACGCCTTACAACTGCTTAAAGAAGACCCTTCATTAAGTAAACCAGAGAATCTAATTATAAGACATATGTATGCTCAGTTGGTAAAGCATAAGAATATCTGGACGTATATTAGTTAG
- the leuB gene encoding 3-isopropylmalate dehydrogenase has protein sequence MKLDIALLAGDGIGPEVIDQAVKVCDAIAKKYEHHITWKPALTGAAAIDAVGEPYPDETHEICANADAVLFGAIGHPRFDNDPSAKVRPEQGLLKMRQKLGLFANVRPTFTFPSLIEKSPLKKDRIEGTDLIILRELTGGIYFGERGRKDDGNTAFDTMTYQRFEIERLAKKGFDFAMKRSKKLCCVDKANVLESSRLWRETVQAMEKDYPEVEVTYEFIDAVAMRLIQWPKGYDVIITANLFGDILTDEASVIAGSMGLMPSSSVGSDVSLYEPIHGSYPQAAGKDIANPLATVLSAAMLFEDMNMTEEAEEIRRVVNKSLAEGYVTEDLADGGKSYKTSEVGDWLASNI, from the coding sequence ATGAAATTAGATATTGCCTTATTGGCCGGTGATGGTATCGGTCCTGAAGTTATTGATCAAGCAGTAAAAGTATGTGATGCCATTGCAAAAAAGTATGAGCACCATATTACTTGGAAACCTGCTCTTACAGGTGCAGCGGCCATTGATGCCGTTGGTGAACCTTACCCAGATGAGACACATGAAATATGTGCAAATGCTGATGCAGTTCTTTTTGGAGCTATAGGTCATCCTAGATTTGATAATGACCCTTCTGCAAAAGTTCGTCCAGAGCAAGGGTTATTGAAGATGAGACAGAAATTAGGTTTGTTTGCCAATGTTAGACCAACATTTACATTCCCTTCTCTTATAGAAAAGTCGCCACTAAAAAAAGACCGTATTGAAGGTACCGACCTAATAATTCTTCGTGAATTAACTGGAGGTATCTACTTTGGTGAGCGTGGAAGAAAAGATGACGGTAATACTGCCTTTGACACTATGACCTACCAACGTTTTGAAATAGAAAGATTAGCTAAAAAAGGCTTTGATTTCGCTATGAAGCGTTCTAAAAAATTATGTTGTGTTGATAAAGCCAACGTATTGGAATCTTCTAGACTTTGGAGAGAGACTGTACAGGCTATGGAAAAAGATTATCCAGAAGTAGAAGTTACTTATGAATTCATTGATGCGGTGGCAATGCGCTTAATTCAATGGCCAAAAGGGTATGATGTAATTATTACCGCAAACTTATTTGGAGATATTTTAACTGATGAGGCATCTGTAATTGCAGGTTCTATGGGACTTATGCCTTCATCATCTGTAGGTAGTGATGTTTCTTTATACGAACCTATTCACGGTTCGTATCCACAAGCAGCTGGTAAAGACATCGCTAACCCGTTAGCTACAGTACTTTCAGCAGCCATGCTTTTTGAAGACATGAATATGACAGAAGAAGCAGAAGAAATTAGACGCGTAGTAAACAAATCATTAGCAGAAGGTTATGTAACCGAAGATCTTGCCGATGGTGGTAAAAGTTATAAAACAAGTGAAGTTGGAGATTGGTTAGCTAGCAACATTTAA
- a CDS encoding four helix bundle protein has translation MRRASSSIPANIAEGCGRESDAEFKRFLIISQGSASELEYFTILAKDLKYIQEEEFLIIHDKVRRSLNSLINKI, from the coding sequence ATGAGAAGAGCCTCTTCATCTATTCCAGCAAATATAGCTGAAGGATGCGGAAGAGAATCTGATGCGGAGTTTAAACGTTTTTTAATCATTTCTCAAGGGTCGGCAAGTGAATTAGAATATTTTACCATTTTAGCAAAAGATCTAAAGTATATTCAAGAAGAAGAGTTTTTAATCATTCATGATAAAGTAAGAAGAAGTTTAAATAGTTTAATAAATAAGATATAA